GACTCATCAAGTCAAAGTTAGGCTATAAAGTATTGGTAGATTGCAAGATATAACACCCCTactctatttaatttttactaaatttgtatgagaaaatgtctttaaatctttaagagatattttgatagaaataatttttgattatttaaatatctttttatttttattattattttatattaattaaatctttaAGATTAAAATACTTTTGTTgctaattattttcaaaattaaaattataaatacatatgaaagtgaaataagttaaaaatatcattataatttGTCAATATAAGGCTACGTAGTTTTACatttttgggtggaaaataagttatttagtaaaaaaaattaatgaaaatgcTAGGCTTAGAAAAGGGGTTAATTTGGGTAATCAAAATCTTTTGGTGATTGGATGCCACACTTGCGCCGCAAAATGACTTGTCCGCGCTCCATTTTCACTAACATTCATCTCACGCGCTCTTTATCTTTcagaaaatagtaaaattttctaaaattcttaaaaattgtaGGAATCCATTGTGACATAATCGCtgtgaaaaattgaaaattactataataattaACCACACGCGCTTCATGTGCACGAGTAAAAATCTACCAAAAATTGAATCATCCCATCCCATGCAACATAATAAATTTCcacatttgaaaaatttatgaattCTCTCGTCTTGTTCCTCCTTCATCACGCGCTATGGTGGCGCTTGTGGCACATTTTCTTTGCATTCGCCGATATTGTCTCGGCCGACGTCATCGGGATTGAGTTTAAGAATCTTTGTGCTTTTTCGAAGACAAGAAACTGCTTTAAagcaattattttttcattgttttttaaataaagttttcaaaaacaaaagcattataaaaaaaaaaaactatttattaatatgaaaaataattaaaataatctcatCTTCAATTTTCTCAGTAGTAATCATTTGTCGTCATTCAAATTAGTATTCACtcgaattattattatttattataaaatttttattattttagattgtatcaaaattatatattttatttttgattaaaaaataaaaaaataaaaaaataatctcaaaatcaAGATAAGAGATTCTTAATAACTCTTGAATCATaaattgcatatttttaattatttttaattcaaaattattatcagtatccaataattataagtttttattgttttcttatatattatttcagATTATAAATTATCTCAAAATCAAGATTTAGAGATTTTTAATAACTCTTGAATTGGAAATTacattatcattataaaaactTTACCAAATTAGTGAATTTTCCTATCCAAAATTCCATTtcttgatataattataatatctgaaatatatatttgacattaaactaataaataaaaaatataatatttactatttatgtAATGTAATGACACGACAGGATAAATATTAGAGAGACATAAATTCCACGTCAGAATGAATCCAGAAAATGGGTCCCACTTTTTTTCATGTAATAAAGCGGCTATAAAGCACTTGTTTTTAGCAATCGAAAGACTGTGCCAGCACTGAGAAGCCTCCGGCTCCAGCCCCCCGctaaaaccaaaagaaaaagggagcgaaagaaagaaaaatagacgATTAGCTTGCTAGGTTTGCTTCTGCCTTgtctctttattattatttttttcccacAGAAAACAAGCAGAATAAAGTGtgtaaaagagaaaaatgtttttgCTTTGTTGCAGGCAAGCCACAAAGACGGCTcgtttatttcttttcattaaaaatcaatgGTGGTGATGGGGTCCTTTAAGAAGGAGGACGGCCGGTCAATGTGTACTGCATTTGCGTTTCTTCTGTTGTTGGGTTGTTCCAGCTTCCTTTTTAGTGCCGTTGAAGCCTCTGTGTCTTATGACTCTAAGGCTATCACCATTAATGGTCAGAGGAGAATCCTCATTTCTGGATCCATTCACTACCCCAGAAGCTCACCTGAGGTAAATGTGCTTTTGCTAGAGTTTTCATCTTGAGTTTTTAAAGTCccttttaagttttcatttttaaccATCTTGGtctaaattttcttcatttatgaGTTTGTGTTGTTGCAGATGTGGCCAGATCTTATACAGAAAGCAAAAGATGGAGGCTTGGATGTGattcaaacttatgtttttTGGAATGGTCATGAACCTTTACCTGGACAAGTAATGCGAATAgtttcactttcactttcactttTAGTAAGGATTTGTTTCAGAATTTTAAAGGGCTCTTCACTTCTTGTCCTTTTGTCTGCAGTATTATTTTGAGGGGAATTATGATCTGGTGAAGTTCATAAAGCTGGTAAAGCAAGCAGGCCTTTATGTGCATCTCAGAATTGGTCCTTATGTTTGTGCAGAGTGGAACTTTGGGTAAATACTTACATTAATGCAATTTTTACGATTAAAAAAGTGACCCAACTATTGAAATTTTGGGAATTTAAAGCAAAATTTCCTTTTACGTTTTCAGGGGTTTTCCTGTTTGGCTTAAATACATTCCAGGAATTGATTTCAGAACAGATAATGAACCTTTTAAGGTTAGTCTCTGTTCTTCCTTACACCTGCAGTTCCCTTATGTCTCATTTCATTCatgtgtttctttctttcttcttcttctttcttatttttttatttttatttttttgtgaataATGTGATCTCTGAATTTTGTAATGGAGGCACAAATGCAAAGATTTACAACCCATATTGTCAATATGATGAAAGCTGAGAGCTTGTTTGAAACTCAAGGCGGCCCGATAATTCTATCTCAGGTTGTTAAGTATTACTTTTAGGTGTTCCCAATCTTTAAGCTTtcttattgtttataaaatatggatgttttcttgttcttgttctttatTTGATGGCATGACACTAACCAAAGTATCCCTCTCTATCAATTTAATGTAACAGATTGAAAATGAATATGGACCCTTGGAGTATGAAATTGGTGCTCCTGCTCTTGCTTACACCCAATGGGCTGCTACAATGGCTGTGGGTCTTGACACTGGTGTCCCATGGGTCATGTGCAAGCAAGATGATGCACCTGATCCGGTGGTTAGTATCACTgagctttttcttcttttagctTAAATTGtctattacttttttttattcaatatgttGCATATACAGCATTGATGTTCTCATGTTATGGTTTCACAACCTTAGTGGGGTTGCTAGTTTATAGTTTGTTGTCTCTTTGCTGGTCTTGcatgagataaattattattattcattacaCTTTGTCTTTATTTTGTTCCCTTTTGCCAATGGAGATTGTAATGATAGATATCTCACCTTGTCTCCTCCCTATTAATTAAGTCATACTGGTCTCAACTTCTGTCAACACAGGTGGATGTTAAGgctaataataacattttttctttcttgcttttggGATGCTAGAgaactaaaaatatatctaacctgattattcaaaaatcaaattggTTAGGCTTATTTCTTAAGtcttgtcattttattattgttccCTTTGGCTTATGCTTTGAGTTATATGTTTTAGTGTTTTTATTTagctttatattttattttgacagATTAATGCCTGGAACGGTTTCTATGGCCACTACTTCTCTCCGAACAAGGCTTATAAACCCATGATGTGGACTGAAGCCTGGACTGGCTGGTAAATTTTATGCTTTTTACCTTGGATTCATTTTCTGTTTATCTTCCTCTTATTCTAGAACACAAGTTCATAATCTTCAGGTATCTCCGGGTTAACAATTCAgctatttctttattttccctCAAGGTTTACTGAATTTGGAGGAGCGGTTCCACACCGACCAGTTGAGGACTTAGCGTTTTCAGTTGCTAGGTTTATACAAAGCGGGGGagcatttattaattattacatggtAATTCAATTATTGCTGAATTTTACAAAGCAGTTAAATCCCTGGACTAGCTGACTGAATTTTGTACTactgttttttaaatttcagtatcaTGGGGGAACAAATTTTGGCCGGACTGCTGGAGGTCCTTTCATGGCTACTAGCTATGACTATGATGCTCCTCTGGATGAATATGGTATGCAAGTAGGTTTAATCTGTTATTTCTTGAAGCTTTTTGCTTCGAACAGTCCAAAATCTTAAATAGATGTTATGCATCTTTTAGCCTTGAAGATAAGACAGATTTTATGATTCAAGTCCAGGTTCTCTGGATTGATGATATGGCCAGATTATTAGGAGactgtttcttttttgttactCTTGTTAGgatttttataagttaataTAGTTGCATTATCATAACTGAGAAACATCTCCTGTTATGAGGTGGGTCCTTCCTGAATTCACTTGTTCTAGGATTGTCTTTTCCTTCTCAAATATGTAATTGAACCATACATGATTTTTCTCTTTagcaataattaatatgttttgcATGTGTGAATGATCACTGTATTTTTATACTCTATGCAGGATTATTTAGGCAACCTAAATGGGGCCATTTGAAAGATTTGCATATAGCAATAAAACTGTGTGAACCAGCTCTAGTATCTGCAAATGCATATGTGATACCACTTGGAAACTCTCAAGAGGTTAAACTTCTCTTTTCTAATTAGTAATACATATCCTCTTTCTAATGGTAATATGGATTTGGAAATTAACAGTGCTCCTGAATACAGGCTCACGTTTTTGAATCAGAGTCTGGCGCATGTGCTGCATTCCTTGCTAACTACTATGAGAATTCTTTTGCAAAAGTATCCTTTGGAAATAAGCATTATAATTTGCCTCCCTGGTCTATTAGCATTCTGCCTGATTGCAAGAACACTGTCTATAACACTGCAAGGGTTAGAAAAGACTTTTGCTAAATTGAGtttctatatattatttagCAAGGCTTGCATGCTTAGATTGATCCTTTTTGAGCATTTCGCAATAAAACAGATGTTGACATTTACAAGAAATCTCTGTCTAGGTTGGTGCCCAAAGTTCAATGATGAAGATGACTCCTGTTCCTATGCATGGAGGATTCTATTGGCAATCATTTAATGAAGAGCCAGCCTCATATGATGACAGTTCATTCACAGTGACTGGGCTGTTGGAGCAGATTAATACAACTAGAGATCTCTCTGACTATCTATGGTACACGACTGAGTAAGTTATCATACACAATCACCTCTTcctattattttccttttttgtgcatttataaataaatatatttgtgtttAAATATCTTGTTTATGATTGGCTTTatcttcttttatatattttatcatccaTCCACAGCGTTAACATTGATGCCAATGAAGGATTCTTGAGCGGTGGAAACGATCCTGTTCTAACTGTCTTATCAGCTGGTCATGCTTTGCATGTTTTTGTTAATGGTCAACTATCAGGTGGGTGCATATTTTTGTTTGAGGGTGTTCTTGGACCTTTTCTGCTATGCACTAGGGAATACCATAGAAGTTTAtatccctttttctttttggtgatCAGGTATCTTATGACATGTACTGCTTGTTATAAGCTCAGTCATCCTTCATTCTTTGTCTTATTTGTCTTAAAACATTCACTCTTTTGGCAGGAACCTCCATTGGGAGTCTAGAATTCCCAAAACTTACTTTTAGTCAAAGTGTGAAACTGAAAGCTGGAATCAACAGAATTTCACTTCTAAGCATTGCTGTTGGTCTCCCAGTATGTCTCTCTTTCATTTTACACACACATCTTACTTTCTGTTAGCAAAATCTATACAGATTGGTTTTAACTATCTATTCTTGATGCTGTTTGTGCTTTGAATTCAGAATGTCGGTACACATTTTGAGAGATGGAATGCTGGCATTCTTGGTCCTGTTACACTAGATGGTCTCAATGAGGGTAGGAGAGACTTGTCATGGCAGAATTGGTCCTACAAGGTTTGTTTTCCACCACAGAACTTTGTCTTCTCTCACTGCTCCAGCATTCTAGACATTTCATAAATTGAATGATATGAATCAGGTTGGCCTTGAAGGAGAAAGGCTGAGGCTTCACACTCTCAGTGGTAGTTCCTCTGTTGAGTGGACTCAGGGATCCTTTGTGGCTCAAAAGCAACCACTGACTTGGTACAAAGTGAGTATCTTAAATATCACTagaagtgaaaattttaatgttacATGGTCCATTGTAGTTTTATACAAGATAAATCACTGAAGACAGTCAAGTTTCTAATTGACATCTTTGTCTTTTCCAGACTACCTTCGATGCTCCCGCTGGTGATTCTCCTTTGGCTTTAGATATGGGCAGTATGAGTAAAGGTCAAGTGTGGATAAATGGACAGAGTGTTGGGCGTTACATGCCTGCATACAGGGCATCCGGTGATTGTGGTTATTGTAATTATACTGGAACTTATTATGAGAAGAAATGTGTAAGCAATTGTGGAAAGGCCTCTCAAAGATGGTAAGAAAAACTACTTTTGAAGATTGTTCATACATTATGACTTCTTATTTCTTCAAGGGATCCTTGATTTCTTCTTGACCAACTGGCCAATAATGTCAGGTATCATGTCCCTCGGTCATGGCTATACCCAACAGGGAACTTTTTGATTGTGTTTGAAGAATGGGGGGGAGATCCATATGGAATTTCTTTGGTTAGAAGAGAGATAGACAGCGTATGTGCTTATATATATGAGTGGCAGCCAACCCTTGCTAGCTATCTGATGCAAGCCTCTGGTAAAGCCAAAAAACCCCTGAGGCCTGAAGCTCACTTAATGTGTGGCCCTGGCCAGAAGATCTCATCAATAAAATTTGCTAGCTTTGGAACACCTGAAGGGGTTTGTGGAAGCTACCGTCAAGGAAGCTGTCATGCGTTCCATTCTTATGATGCTTTCCAAAGGGTATGCCATAATATTTCTTACTTTATGCATGCATCTATTCGAATAATCGGACAACTCCTCCATTCCCATAACTCAGCTTTGAATAAAGTCATCTTGTTTTGTTAGTCTGAATACAGGTTCCTTAAGTTTCCCTTTTTTCTTcctgaataattttttagtgtaccattttaaaagaaaatgcatCAAAAACCATGGCtctttttgtgtttcttttttcaaagattttaattaatgacTTTCTCTTTATTCTTGCAGCTTTGTGTTGGACAGAACATGTGCACAGTAACCGTAGATCCTGAAATCTTTGGTGTAGATCCATGCCCCGATGTAAGGAAGCAACTTGCTGTAGAAGCTGTTTGCAGCCGATGACCTGCTACATCTCAACTTACTGAAATGGACTAAACAAGGTTCCATTTCTTCCCTACAATATAGCATTTTTTAATTGACTATTGTTTACACATCCAAGGTCACTCCAACCATTTGATTCGGCTTCTTCCAGTGTGAAGTTGTACAATACAACACCCCACATGGTTGAAAGCCCTTACTGATAGTGAAAATGATCGAGGATAAGTCATGTACATAAATTGGTTTGTTTATGGCTGCCCTACATATTTTATACCATAAGTGGAAAGAGATGGAAGAGGATTTGTCTACGATCCAACTGAGTTCATCTGCCAGTCTTTTACATTTAGATTATGGAGAGGCTCTATTTTCctaatttataatatctttcaTGTTCCTTGACATGTTTTTGGAAGCAATTCTTTTCATTGCTATGTTCTTGTAAGGAAGTGCTTTGAAATGGTAATAAGATCAAATTCTCTCcagctttcttttctttcctttactcttgtgcatatagttttattatattagaaaagtacTTTTACATAGTCTTGTCAATTGTCACTTTATTTCAGTACTACCAACCAAAATACAaacacttaaaaagaaaaaaaaaaaaaacaacatacaGCCATAGCCCATGGGCATCATGTGGGAAAGATAAAAAGGGGAGCATCAACCCAAGCCAAGgtcttaaaattttctaaaaagaaTCTTAATGCCTTTTAAAGTAATGTATACTTGAAAACAGACAAAAGCACTTTGAATTgtggagaaaataaaatacaacagCTACACTATTATTCCCAATAGCTGAAAAGAAGTAAAAGTGGTTCCATTTACTAGTGTTTAGTTGGTGCAATGGCCGCATGAAATCGCTATTGGTCTCCTCAAAATCTTTTACAAGGAAAACCATCACACCATTTGATACATGAGAGttgatattttaagattaaactcttCTGGGTATGATTGATTTACTCTTAAAGGTGacatttcaagattaaacttatGAAACTGATGTAATAATTGTGATATAATAATTGTGAAACTGATAAATGAATCTgaagttttatctatttaatatagttaattcaatttcaaaagaatAATCAAACTCAAGTAAAGTTTttttcgtaaaaaaaaaaagagatggaTCAAACTCAAAGACTATTAGTCAATCGATGATGTAATAAAGTGTCTtgtttgttaaaaatttcaacaagCTAATAGTAAAAAGGATTGGGACaactaatatatatatggtaTTCTAAGTTGACTTTTCTTTTGAAACCCTAGTTTAACTAACCTATTTTTCAGCTGAGCCCATGGATTTCATAATACGATGAATTATGAGAAACAAATCATTGTTCTGCCTAATTGATTGAAACATAATCTTGAGATGACCTTATGAATTTGGTCACACGTTTTGGTCTATTGATTGTATATAATATACTTTTGTACCATATAATAactaatttaatgaaaatttatcataaattatgGTTCCTCTAAGGTCAAGTTGACAATCCATTATATTTTCACCTACACAAATGTAAGAATTGGTTTTTCTATtggagtaatactatatgtatatatttttaatacataatttgagtatacagaaaatgtgtaatcatataattgaatattattttatttttaatttaaaataatataattatatggggacatattatttatgtacttaaattatgtattaaaaaatttatacataattttattatttttcaattgatacataaatgataaatccaatcaaataatttttcaaaataatatttaaaaaatacataaataatgaacaaaaaCTTACCCTATTTATAATATTCAAGTGTAGGATTTAATGGTAACTTGCAATTTTAATACAAGCTAAATCTTAGTTTAAAATAGGAATAAAACacattaaatatcaataaaatgacaCTTGATAATTAGACTAGAATGAGTAAAGACATTGATGTTTGAAGGTTAACAAACATTCCAAATTCCCTTCAATTTTGAAcgaattatttttgaataaaacaatGAGAACGCTTTAGATGAGATCGATGAAACAAACTCATACTTGATTTCGATCATATCAAATGGACATTCCATGTCTAATATATTTAAGCAAAATATTAAACAACTAAAGAAACGATCATATTTCATCAAGATCAAAGTTTTGAAAACATATTCTccataaattttgtataatattatcaatgttcaagaaaacatattaaatgttatattttttgttatttgtcgTATTTTGTGACACtatcaattatatttcaattaataataactattttaattattcatttgaatttaaaatcattttttgaaaGACAAAATTTGTGTCTTTCTTGAGTTGAACTATTAGAAAACTGTAAATGTAAGTCATGGGTGGTTCTTATGGTGGAAAATAACAAATTGGATGAAGATAACATCGTAATCGTATTtaacaagaaagaagaaaaaagagaaacccATTTGGTTAAAATAGAAGATtctaaaaattaagaaagacaATGAGATTGACCTATTAAttaatcagataaattaaaagtttaattttaaaatgccaCAAGTGTCATTTAAACCTTTATTCTTATGTTTGTAATCTATCTCTATTGCAACTAGGACTATCGCTTAGATGTTATGTTACAAAGATTGTGTTCACTTGCAAATAAATGATTATGATTATTTACAAACTAATGTAAGTGGTAGTCTAATTATCACTTATActtactaattttattttttatttattaattttatgactaaaataccctcatatttaattaatataataagtaatattaaatatattttaaaataattatacttaaaagatatttaaataatattattttatcatctttaatcaaatacaattattatttatataaattaatttttactaaattttcttaaatatataattatttatatttctaattttctaaaaagattatttttaaaataattttttatttttaataataaaatattacctaaatcaaatatttatgaaCTGATATCCTATTGCCTCAAAgtctaatcatttttttttttttctagtttcttCGACATCTCATACCTATCAAGTTTCAAGCTGTCAAAAAGTGATAATTCTGCTATAATTTCAAAGTTGATAATAACAAGTTGCATgaataataatcttttagaaaaaatataatatattattagtttctatctaataatctttaaatatattaattatttatatatattaattattttttataataatattttattttgaagaataaaagATTGTTAGAATTAAACgtgattaaaatattatttcctaATCTTTGTACTTCGAATCAAATTAAGAATGGCTattcaaaatgatattttctaacCTTTGTTCTTTGAATTGCCGTGCTGGAAATTCTAGCCGCATACTGTTTTACATAACTTGTAATGAATCTGGAGGATTTGATGTCAATTTTCCAAAATTGTTTTCGCCTGTCACTACACCGAGtataatatatgttatctaTTACCTTTTCCATTCCACCATCAGCGGCCATAAACAAACAACCCATCAAAACTCATCTCTTTATAGCATCTTCATCTTcggtttcttcttttctctttttgtaaaaccacacaaacaaaacaaaaccatttttttaCACCCATTTGCAAACACAAACAACGAGCTCCACCCACCACCACCACTTTGCTGTTCCTGCTTTGTTACAACCATCGTGATGATGGCTTTTTGGTAAAAAGGTTtcgttttttatatttatgtttgttcAAATGAAGGAACTTTTGGCCATGATGTTGCTCTTGCtcttagttttttctttcttgtcctTGTCCATCTTATTCGTTGCATGTCTCATTATTACCCTCAAGAAAATTGAGCGTCTTGAACAAGTAAAGAAGGACTATGCATTCGCATTGAAAAATTCTTCCGTCAGTCAAGAGCGCGAACATGACCGCACCCGGTTGACGCAGCAGCTGTTTCTTGAGATCTTGCCGGCGAAAACTGCTGCCAAATTGGAGAAGTTGTTCCGCCCAGAAGAAATGTGAGGATCCGGATGGGAACGGGTCGGGTCACGAGAGGGAGAAGGTGAATGAGAGTAGTGGCGTTGTCGGGTCAGGTGGGGATGATAATAAgagagtgaagaagaagaagaagaaaagtaggAAGAAGAAATTGGATTCGAAAGGTGAAGAAGAAAGTAATGGTGAAGAGAAGGAGGGTGAGGAAAAAGAGAAGATAAATTCGGATTCGGGTAATTTGAAACCTGAATTGGTTTGTTTGTACCCGTTTACAACATCAAGTAGTGCAATTCAGAGGAAGATCAAGCAACAGTATGATCATCTTGTTAAGTGtcatgaaaataaaaagttgaCACTTGCTcaggttattttttttttttgtttatgtaaaatttatgtttttgattttgtaattttgattagATGATAAGTTTAGTGAGGGTTTAATCTGTTTTGGAAactgttttgtttgtttttattatcattattattttaaatctaGGTTTGGTGTGTTTGTGAAGTTGTGGTAACTTGAACGGTACTTAAAGAATTCTTTATAGTTGCTTGTTCTGTTAAACCATCTTTAAAAAATTGGCTTTAGTCATGTTTGTGCCATTTGGAGAACATAACTCATTTAAAAcgtttcctttttctttttcctgatATATAACGATATTTTCTGCCTGTGGCAAAAGTACTTAGATGCTCATGGGATGgtgtttttttggtaagtatGCTCATGGGATGTTAGCAATTTGCAAAACAAAACTTTTGTCATAACATAGATCTGAGATCATGCAATGGAGACTCTCCATTACTAAATTAAGAGGGAAATGG
Above is a genomic segment from Mangifera indica cultivar Alphonso chromosome 3, CATAS_Mindica_2.1, whole genome shotgun sequence containing:
- the LOC123209956 gene encoding beta-galactosidase 1-like: MVVMGSFKKEDGRSMCTAFAFLLLLGCSSFLFSAVEASVSYDSKAITINGQRRILISGSIHYPRSSPEMWPDLIQKAKDGGLDVIQTYVFWNGHEPLPGQYYFEGNYDLVKFIKLVKQAGLYVHLRIGPYVCAEWNFGGFPVWLKYIPGIDFRTDNEPFKAQMQRFTTHIVNMMKAESLFETQGGPIILSQIENEYGPLEYEIGAPALAYTQWAATMAVGLDTGVPWVMCKQDDAPDPVINAWNGFYGHYFSPNKAYKPMMWTEAWTGWFTEFGGAVPHRPVEDLAFSVARFIQSGGAFINYYMYHGGTNFGRTAGGPFMATSYDYDAPLDEYGLFRQPKWGHLKDLHIAIKLCEPALVSANAYVIPLGNSQEAHVFESESGACAAFLANYYENSFAKVSFGNKHYNLPPWSISILPDCKNTVYNTARVGAQSSMMKMTPVPMHGGFYWQSFNEEPASYDDSSFTVTGLLEQINTTRDLSDYLWYTTDVNIDANEGFLSGGNDPVLTVLSAGHALHVFVNGQLSGTSIGSLEFPKLTFSQSVKLKAGINRISLLSIAVGLPNVGTHFERWNAGILGPVTLDGLNEGRRDLSWQNWSYKVGLEGERLRLHTLSGSSSVEWTQGSFVAQKQPLTWYKTTFDAPAGDSPLALDMGSMSKGQVWINGQSVGRYMPAYRASGDCGYCNYTGTYYEKKCVSNCGKASQRWYHVPRSWLYPTGNFLIVFEEWGGDPYGISLVRREIDSVCAYIYEWQPTLASYLMQASGKAKKPLRPEAHLMCGPGQKISSIKFASFGTPEGVCGSYRQGSCHAFHSYDAFQRLCVGQNMCTVTVDPEIFGVDPCPDVRKQLAVEAVCSR